From one Leptospira noumeaensis genomic stretch:
- the atpH gene encoding ATP synthase F1 subunit delta, with product MSLNQISKVYATALLELAQEANSLESTEEELSSLVDVFFSDDSIRHYFLSPLVDPSEKERTAEKSVQGKASDIVANFITLVVRKNRFLFLKDILEDYRTGVDRLKNRSSLRIVSKDSLGKEAVDRITKSISSKFEREVRVTEQTDPTLIGGFKLFIDDFLIDASIRAKLAGTREALLQKKIPVGAFE from the coding sequence ATGAGTCTGAACCAAATTTCAAAGGTTTACGCAACGGCACTTTTGGAGTTAGCTCAGGAAGCTAACTCGCTTGAGTCAACAGAAGAGGAACTTTCATCTTTAGTGGATGTTTTCTTTTCTGATGACTCAATCCGCCATTATTTCCTTTCTCCATTAGTTGATCCTTCTGAGAAAGAACGAACTGCAGAAAAGTCAGTTCAGGGGAAGGCATCGGATATCGTTGCCAACTTCATTACACTTGTGGTTCGTAAGAATCGATTTCTATTCCTCAAGGATATTTTGGAAGATTATAGAACAGGAGTGGACCGACTTAAAAATCGTAGTTCTCTTCGCATTGTTTCCAAAGATTCTCTTGGCAAAGAAGCCGTAGATCGAATCACCAAGTCTATTTCTTCCAAGTTCGAACGCGAAGTTCGTGTCACAGAACAAACGGATCCAACCCTCATTGGTGGATTCAAACTCTTTATAGACGACTTTTTAATCGATGCCTCGATCCGTGCAAAACTTGCCGGAACCCGCGAGGCTCTCCTCCAAAAGAAAATCCCAGTCGGAGCATTTGAATGA
- a CDS encoding DUF5808 domain-containing protein → MSYNEDKNFWGIPYGTEITAEAFVKDIWDPSTEEILTPKQFFGLGWGINLHALGRRVGVIK, encoded by the coding sequence ATGTCATACAATGAAGATAAAAATTTCTGGGGAATTCCTTACGGAACAGAAATCACAGCAGAAGCATTTGTAAAAGATATCTGGGATCCCAGCACAGAGGAAATCCTTACACCAAAACAATTTTTTGGTCTTGGATGGGGAATCAACCTACATGCCCTGGGTCGGCGAGTTGGTGTGATCAAATAA
- a CDS encoding MBOAT family O-acyltransferase: MLFNSISFLSHFVVFYSIYYFATDRIRKYLLLSFGVYFYSQWSINATFLLFLSVVFNYSLGRYLSLQNGKSKKNIFVLGITANLVYLGVFKYFVFAWELFADLRIGFGFSGLEWKPEIILPIGISFYTFHNISYLIEVYDEKILPCKNFFTFAIYDLFFPLLLLGPIERPGNLIPQIESKQIILKENIWNGISLFLWGVFIKSAIADPFSRYVEIHAKGFESLEPGILWIVAPVIAFQIYADFFGYSLCAMGLAEMMGFRLMNNFKRPFFSSNPSEFWSKWHISLSTWLRDYVYIKLGGNRHGFLRENTNLMVVWFLAGIWHGAGYGFVIWGVYLGFCLVLYRCLKHYGLIKQGSRVQSTLGTIFTFYSFSLGLLLFRIHSPSETKLILENLFFLPKLSSIPTMIVITTIPLLVFDFWQEWKDTERPTFFISTKPYSFLFMFFVLFLWFSLFSPFGKQDFFYFQF, from the coding sequence GTGTTATTTAATTCGATTTCCTTCTTATCACATTTTGTAGTTTTCTATTCCATTTATTATTTTGCAACGGATAGGATACGTAAGTATTTACTTCTTTCCTTCGGTGTTTATTTTTATTCCCAGTGGAGTATCAATGCCACCTTTCTGCTTTTTCTATCAGTGGTTTTTAATTATAGTCTTGGAAGATACTTAAGCCTTCAAAATGGAAAATCTAAAAAAAACATCTTTGTTTTAGGAATCACGGCAAACTTAGTTTATCTTGGTGTTTTCAAATACTTTGTTTTTGCCTGGGAGTTATTCGCCGATTTACGAATTGGGTTTGGTTTTTCTGGCCTCGAATGGAAGCCGGAAATTATATTACCCATAGGAATTTCTTTTTATACCTTCCATAACATAAGTTATTTGATAGAAGTTTATGATGAAAAAATTCTTCCATGTAAAAACTTTTTTACATTTGCTATTTATGATTTATTTTTCCCACTTTTATTGCTTGGGCCCATTGAAAGACCAGGTAACTTAATCCCTCAAATCGAATCCAAACAAATCATTCTAAAAGAAAACATTTGGAATGGGATTTCTTTATTTCTTTGGGGTGTGTTTATCAAATCGGCCATTGCGGATCCTTTTTCTAGATACGTAGAAATTCATGCAAAGGGTTTTGAAAGTTTAGAACCTGGAATCTTATGGATCGTAGCCCCTGTCATTGCCTTTCAGATTTACGCAGATTTTTTTGGATATTCTCTCTGTGCGATGGGTCTTGCCGAAATGATGGGTTTTCGATTGATGAATAATTTCAAACGACCTTTTTTTTCCTCCAATCCTTCCGAGTTTTGGTCCAAATGGCATATCTCTCTTTCCACTTGGCTAAGAGATTATGTGTATATAAAGTTAGGTGGTAATAGGCATGGGTTTTTAAGAGAAAATACAAACCTGATGGTAGTTTGGTTCCTTGCTGGTATTTGGCATGGAGCCGGGTATGGGTTTGTGATTTGGGGAGTTTATTTAGGTTTTTGTTTGGTTTTGTATCGTTGTTTAAAACATTATGGACTTATCAAACAAGGTAGTCGTGTCCAGTCTACACTTGGAACTATTTTTACCTTTTATAGTTTTTCCCTTGGCCTTCTTCTTTTTCGAATCCATTCCCCTTCGGAAACCAAATTGATTTTAGAAAACCTATTTTTTCTCCCTAAACTTTCATCCATACCGACGATGATAGTGATCACAACGATTCCGTTGTTGGTTTTTGATTTTTGGCAAGAATGGAAAGATACAGAACGTCCAACTTTTTTTATCTCCACCAAACCATATTCATTTCTTTTTATGTTCTTTGTATTATTCCTTTGGTTTTCGTTATTTTCCCCTTTTGGAAAACAGGATTTTTTCTATTTTCAGTTTTAA
- the atpA gene encoding F0F1 ATP synthase subunit alpha: MKIKTDEVTSVLKQEIKNFKKDLQVEEVGTVLEVGDGIARVYGLTNVMSGELVEFQNGVRGQAFNLEENSVGVVIFGDYIKIEEGFSVKRVGKIFEVPVGPELLGRVLNPLGEVIDGKGPLNAKKSRPVESPAPGIAMRKSVHEPMQTGIKAIDAMIPIGRGQRELIIGDRGTGKTSIAIDTIINQKGKGVICVYVAIGQKASTVASTIEMLREKGALEYTIIVSANASEPAPMLYIAPYSGATMAEYFMYEEGKATLVVYDDLSKQAVAYRQMSLLLRRPPGREAYPGDVFYLHSRLLERAAKLDDKFGGGSMTALPIIETQEGEVSAYIPTNVISITDGQIYLQSNLFASGLRPAVDVGISVSRVGSAAQIKAMKKVAGTLKSDLAQFRDLEAFAQLGTELDPVTQAQLDRGYRVLEILKQPNNSPSPVEEQVISIFAVTKGFMDAVPTAKVREFEAFLLKTMREQHSEILEEIRTAKEVKQEAALQKTIKSIVEHFLAKNN, encoded by the coding sequence ATGAAAATTAAAACAGACGAAGTAACGTCGGTACTAAAACAAGAAATTAAAAACTTCAAAAAAGACCTTCAAGTTGAAGAAGTTGGAACAGTTCTCGAAGTAGGGGACGGGATTGCGAGAGTTTACGGACTCACTAACGTAATGTCAGGAGAGCTTGTTGAATTCCAAAACGGGGTTCGAGGACAAGCATTCAACTTAGAAGAAAACTCCGTTGGGGTTGTAATCTTCGGTGATTATATTAAAATTGAAGAAGGTTTTTCCGTTAAACGTGTAGGAAAGATCTTTGAAGTTCCAGTAGGACCAGAACTTCTTGGTCGAGTGCTTAACCCACTCGGTGAAGTGATCGACGGAAAAGGGCCTCTGAACGCTAAAAAATCAAGACCTGTTGAGTCACCAGCTCCAGGGATTGCGATGAGAAAATCAGTTCACGAACCAATGCAAACTGGTATCAAAGCGATTGATGCAATGATCCCAATTGGACGTGGACAAAGAGAGCTCATCATCGGTGACCGTGGAACAGGAAAAACTTCCATCGCGATCGACACCATCATCAACCAAAAAGGAAAAGGTGTGATCTGCGTTTATGTAGCGATCGGACAAAAAGCGTCTACTGTTGCTTCCACCATCGAAATGTTACGCGAAAAAGGTGCTCTTGAGTATACGATCATCGTATCTGCAAACGCATCAGAACCTGCACCAATGTTATACATTGCACCTTACTCTGGTGCGACTATGGCTGAATACTTTATGTATGAAGAAGGAAAAGCAACACTTGTTGTGTATGATGACCTTTCTAAGCAAGCCGTAGCTTACCGCCAAATGTCCCTTTTACTTCGCCGCCCACCAGGTCGTGAAGCATACCCTGGGGACGTATTCTACCTTCACTCTCGTTTGCTTGAAAGAGCAGCGAAACTCGATGATAAATTCGGTGGTGGGTCTATGACAGCGCTTCCAATCATTGAAACACAAGAAGGGGAAGTATCAGCATACATTCCTACAAACGTAATCTCCATCACCGATGGTCAGATTTACCTTCAATCCAACCTTTTTGCATCGGGCCTTCGCCCTGCGGTGGACGTGGGAATTTCTGTATCACGGGTTGGATCTGCTGCGCAAATCAAAGCGATGAAAAAAGTAGCAGGAACTCTCAAGTCAGATTTGGCTCAGTTCCGTGACTTGGAAGCGTTTGCACAGTTAGGAACAGAACTTGACCCAGTAACCCAAGCTCAGCTTGATCGCGGTTACCGAGTTCTTGAAATTCTAAAACAACCAAACAACTCACCATCTCCAGTAGAAGAACAAGTGATTTCCATCTTCGCTGTAACAAAAGGATTTATGGATGCTGTTCCTACGGCAAAAGTAAGAGAATTTGAAGCATTCCTTTTGAAAACGATGAGAGAACAACACTCTGAAATTTTGGAAGAAATTAGAACTGCCAAAGAAGTAAAACAAGAAGCAGCTCTGCAAAAAACAATCAAATCGATTGTAGAACATTTTCTAGCAAAGAATAACTAA
- a CDS encoding F0F1 ATP synthase subunit B produces MVILAASGFNLLKVNPGLVIWTLVTFSVVVFVLKKFAWDKILHALEERASGIQGDINKAETLRVEAEKSLKEYKDQLFKATEEAHKIVDEAKKDAVALRTRLTEEAHNEVKGIKDSAIREIDLAKGRALSEMQNQIVEMSVLIASEILEKQLKKEDYASFVEKEISKLDKLKIK; encoded by the coding sequence TTGGTTATCCTCGCGGCTTCCGGCTTCAATTTGCTGAAAGTCAATCCGGGTCTGGTCATCTGGACCCTGGTCACTTTCTCAGTTGTTGTCTTCGTTCTTAAAAAATTTGCATGGGACAAGATCCTTCATGCTCTCGAAGAACGTGCTTCCGGCATCCAAGGCGATATCAACAAAGCAGAAACCCTTCGCGTAGAAGCAGAAAAGTCTTTAAAAGAATACAAAGACCAACTCTTCAAAGCGACGGAAGAAGCTCATAAAATTGTAGATGAAGCTAAAAAAGATGCAGTTGCTCTCCGCACAAGGTTGACGGAAGAAGCACACAATGAAGTGAAAGGCATTAAAGATAGCGCAATTCGCGAAATTGATTTAGCGAAAGGCAGAGCTTTGTCTGAAATGCAAAACCAAATTGTGGAAATGTCCGTTCTCATCGCGAGTGAGATCTTGGAGAAACAATTGAAGAAGGAAGACTATGCTTCCTTTGTCGAAAAAGAGATATCAAAACTCGATAAACTTAAAATCAAATGA
- the atpB gene encoding F0F1 ATP synthase subunit A, with protein MENKSKYRFFLSFLLVFSLSFTNVFANDSEGHGSDESFDFSEVMAHHLGDAPIFPLNFGGTIVTEGQPGFDAENHDVFVNHDGVKYHYVGGLDLHITKRVTMMWIACFFMFLVFIPAANLISKNPKKVHNKFTSGVEAFVSYLKENVVDASLDHHGHSYYHYIFSLFFFILFCNLFGLIPSVGELTVAASDALVAVGAVDHTPHSLHTFGEIWSGITPTGDISVTLSLASITLLTIYGTAFSYQGISFVAHAVPKGVPLPLWPLMWALEFIVTHIARSFALTMRLLANMTAGHVMILALLGFIFMSESWLIAPVSVLSSVLIYFLELLVAFLQAFIFSLLTTVFIGTVMHRH; from the coding sequence GTGGAAAATAAGTCTAAATATCGGTTTTTTTTATCATTTTTATTAGTTTTTTCCCTTAGTTTTACGAATGTTTTTGCGAACGATTCGGAAGGGCACGGCTCTGATGAGAGCTTCGATTTCAGCGAAGTGATGGCGCACCACTTAGGTGATGCTCCTATCTTCCCTCTCAACTTTGGTGGCACGATCGTTACAGAAGGACAACCTGGTTTCGATGCCGAGAACCACGATGTTTTTGTAAACCATGACGGGGTGAAGTATCACTATGTAGGTGGACTCGATCTTCACATTACCAAACGAGTGACCATGATGTGGATTGCTTGTTTCTTTATGTTCCTTGTTTTCATCCCTGCAGCCAATTTGATTTCGAAGAATCCTAAAAAAGTTCATAACAAATTCACTTCTGGCGTAGAGGCTTTTGTTTCTTACCTGAAAGAAAATGTTGTGGATGCTTCCCTTGATCACCACGGACATTCTTACTACCATTATATATTCTCTCTGTTTTTCTTTATCCTTTTCTGCAACTTGTTTGGCCTCATCCCTTCGGTTGGTGAGCTAACAGTTGCCGCTTCCGATGCACTTGTTGCAGTCGGGGCAGTGGATCACACACCACATTCTCTCCATACATTCGGAGAAATTTGGTCAGGGATCACACCAACTGGTGATATCAGTGTTACTCTTTCACTCGCATCGATTACATTACTTACGATTTATGGAACGGCATTTTCCTACCAAGGTATTTCCTTCGTAGCGCACGCAGTTCCCAAGGGAGTTCCACTCCCACTCTGGCCACTGATGTGGGCCTTAGAGTTTATTGTAACTCACATTGCTCGCTCTTTTGCGTTAACAATGAGGTTACTTGCCAACATGACAGCAGGACACGTTATGATCCTTGCGTTACTTGGTTTTATCTTTATGAGCGAAAGTTGGCTCATTGCACCTGTGTCTGTTCTCAGCTCAGTGCTTATCTACTTTCTAGAACTACTTGTAGCTTTTTTACAAGCGTTCATTTTCTCTCTGCTCACAACCGTGTTCATTGGAACCGTGATGCATAGACATTAA
- the atpC gene encoding ATP synthase F1 subunit epsilon, whose product MSKELTLTVISPDKILYQGKAESVILPGSVGYFGILPGHATLVSQLDFGLIKLHSAGKEFRIAIDGGFCEVRNDQIRVLTEGGDSEDDLSHDHAVELLEEAEALPVSKDKEILLKKAKVRILLHER is encoded by the coding sequence ATGAGTAAAGAACTGACTTTAACAGTCATCTCTCCAGACAAAATCCTTTATCAGGGCAAGGCAGAATCAGTGATTCTGCCAGGTTCTGTGGGTTATTTTGGAATTTTGCCAGGTCATGCAACTCTTGTTTCCCAACTCGATTTCGGACTCATCAAACTGCATTCCGCAGGCAAAGAGTTCCGAATCGCTATCGATGGGGGGTTCTGTGAAGTGAGAAATGATCAAATCCGAGTGCTTACCGAAGGTGGGGATTCTGAGGACGATTTGTCTCATGACCATGCGGTTGAACTCCTAGAGGAAGCGGAAGCCCTTCCCGTTTCCAAAGATAAAGAAATTCTTCTAAAGAAAGCAAAAGTTCGCATTTTACTGCACGAACGTTAA
- the atpG gene encoding ATP synthase F1 subunit gamma: MATPREIKKRINSVKNTRKITRTMEMVSTAKAKKATNKVNAAKPYADLTRELVSSLSSLASIIHSPYLRKPDKIRKVAILAIAANRGLCGGFNSNLLRMVKNRIEELKSKGVEVEVHAAGKKAIAFFKFAKVELVTTHTNIDDKAGSKEANDLASYFMERFATESVDSVEIISTHYYSAATQKPEITTVLPLSMEDTNSKGSSGPDVLYEPDPKTILENLLPMVIKTTFVKIILESVASEHIARRVAMKAATDAAGEMIKVLTRGYNRVRQAKITQEISEIVGGAEAIS; this comes from the coding sequence TTGGCGACACCGCGTGAGATAAAAAAGAGGATTAACTCGGTTAAAAATACGAGAAAAATCACTCGAACCATGGAGATGGTCTCCACGGCTAAGGCAAAAAAAGCCACTAACAAAGTGAATGCGGCGAAACCATACGCTGACTTAACTCGCGAGTTAGTTTCTTCATTGTCTAGCCTTGCTTCGATCATCCACAGCCCTTACTTAAGGAAGCCGGACAAAATCCGTAAAGTGGCTATCCTTGCTATCGCCGCAAACCGTGGGTTATGCGGTGGTTTTAACTCCAACCTTCTTCGTATGGTTAAAAACCGTATTGAAGAGTTGAAGTCAAAAGGTGTGGAAGTAGAAGTCCATGCAGCTGGGAAAAAAGCAATTGCCTTCTTTAAATTTGCAAAAGTTGAGTTGGTAACAACACATACCAATATCGATGACAAAGCAGGAAGTAAAGAAGCAAACGATCTTGCTTCTTACTTTATGGAACGTTTTGCAACTGAATCAGTGGATTCAGTTGAAATTATTTCCACTCATTACTATTCGGCAGCAACGCAAAAACCAGAGATCACAACGGTTCTTCCTTTATCAATGGAAGATACAAATTCGAAAGGGTCTTCTGGCCCAGATGTATTGTATGAACCGGATCCAAAAACTATTTTGGAAAACCTACTTCCTATGGTGATCAAAACAACTTTTGTTAAAATCATTTTGGAGTCGGTAGCTTCCGAACACATTGCACGAAGAGTGGCAATGAAAGCAGCTACAGATGCTGCTGGTGAGATGATCAAAGTTCTGACTCGCGGTTACAACCGAGTTCGTCAGGCAAAAATTACGCAGGAAATTTCAGAAATCGTAGGGGGAGCGGAAGCCATCTCCTAA
- a CDS encoding GAF domain-containing protein: protein MGLLDRAEEIKKTSGSSTSKTSTSDNGKPSLLKKAEQFHEENLVQNKESVPVADTDSDWLDDSFSDTLATEIGDLPSPDGEEEFDLSDIPELTDSDFGELGDDPWDENPLPQLENDLEDGLGDYEPISDENTDFEMEPESSPQPEPELDFKSELESEPETETPMPSFDEPEFGDDLIDRDYHDETSEPDAPLPEVNIFDEWENDAKKEAAKQPLRPTKDDPAPIGEDVLFDDESDFGTAPMSYHLASKKRIENYQAIFEITKEIASSKEFSDYFDNLVYSLIGQVGCNSVVVITSTNRKNPKWEAVTAQGVQLKDSWYLSPNDEIYSRISDSETVIYAGEFKSSRLPEREFKLLNEMGSEILVPIRHGEKCFGLISLGKLINGEEYITDDLEFAKIVGDIAGSVFERVSEFESINDDLVQAKEVIEINESVLRFARDFARVRKMDEAYDLLIENIKNKLGVKQFSFLVLDSESRSDYIVFGSNFILPERIKDFKLSKDSDIVGMVSNVPGVYRLENFREDAELKSIFTNDELGIMSEFTILPIINLNWLVGMIIVHSTGTAWTDTTRDVGVTLLETSAPVFANLLILQEKEALFRNPFNPLESRILSEIEKASQMNTNFTVTLFKIQNVSRMVHLVGAGAFARYADVLRKTMMDHIGELDFFTRVGQGKFAMVLHGKDKEETDVVIKKIKSSFAKKEDSIVGSFRATYRVLNLSYPHDTKDKNQFLEMVEEA, encoded by the coding sequence GTGGGACTTCTCGATAGAGCCGAAGAAATTAAAAAAACTTCGGGTTCCTCGACTTCAAAAACTTCTACATCTGACAACGGCAAACCGTCTTTATTAAAAAAAGCAGAACAATTCCATGAGGAAAATTTGGTTCAAAATAAAGAATCAGTTCCTGTTGCGGATACCGACTCTGATTGGTTAGACGATAGTTTTTCAGATACCCTAGCTACAGAAATTGGCGACCTTCCTAGTCCCGATGGCGAAGAAGAATTTGATCTCAGTGACATTCCTGAATTAACTGATTCTGATTTTGGTGAATTGGGTGATGATCCGTGGGACGAAAACCCATTACCACAATTAGAAAACGATCTGGAAGATGGACTTGGTGATTACGAACCAATCAGTGATGAAAATACGGATTTCGAAATGGAACCCGAGTCTTCGCCTCAGCCAGAACCTGAATTAGATTTCAAATCAGAATTAGAATCAGAACCCGAAACCGAAACACCAATGCCAAGTTTCGATGAACCAGAGTTTGGTGATGATTTAATCGACCGTGATTACCATGATGAAACTTCAGAACCCGATGCCCCTCTTCCAGAAGTAAATATATTTGATGAATGGGAAAATGATGCTAAAAAAGAGGCTGCCAAACAACCGTTAAGACCCACCAAGGATGATCCGGCTCCGATTGGAGAAGATGTATTATTTGATGATGAATCTGATTTTGGAACGGCCCCAATGTCCTATCATTTGGCTTCCAAAAAACGAATCGAAAACTACCAGGCTATTTTTGAAATCACCAAGGAAATTGCCTCTTCTAAAGAATTTTCAGATTATTTTGACAACTTGGTTTATAGTTTGATCGGGCAAGTTGGATGTAACTCTGTTGTGGTAATCACTTCGACGAACCGCAAAAATCCTAAATGGGAAGCTGTCACTGCACAAGGGGTTCAATTAAAAGATTCTTGGTATCTTTCCCCGAATGACGAAATTTATTCACGTATCTCTGATTCAGAAACAGTCATTTATGCAGGTGAATTTAAATCTTCTAGATTGCCAGAGAGAGAGTTTAAATTACTCAATGAGATGGGTTCAGAGATTTTAGTTCCCATCCGTCATGGTGAAAAATGTTTTGGCCTCATTTCGCTTGGAAAATTAATTAACGGTGAAGAGTACATTACTGATGATTTGGAATTTGCCAAAATTGTCGGTGATATTGCTGGTTCTGTTTTTGAAAGAGTATCCGAATTTGAATCGATCAATGATGATTTAGTCCAAGCAAAGGAAGTCATTGAAATCAATGAGTCTGTTCTGCGATTTGCTCGTGATTTTGCTCGTGTTCGCAAAATGGATGAAGCCTATGATTTACTCATCGAAAATATCAAAAACAAACTAGGTGTGAAACAATTTTCCTTTTTGGTTTTAGATTCAGAATCTCGCTCCGACTACATTGTGTTTGGTTCTAATTTCATTTTACCAGAAAGAATAAAAGACTTCAAACTTAGCAAAGATTCTGACATTGTCGGAATGGTTTCCAATGTTCCCGGTGTTTACCGTTTAGAAAACTTTAGAGAAGACGCCGAACTAAAATCCATATTCACAAACGATGAATTAGGGATTATGAGTGAATTCACTATTTTACCAATCATCAATTTGAATTGGCTAGTGGGTATGATCATCGTACATTCAACTGGAACAGCATGGACAGATACCACAAGAGATGTTGGAGTTACGTTGTTAGAAACTTCTGCACCTGTATTTGCAAACTTACTGATTTTACAAGAAAAAGAAGCCTTATTCAGAAATCCGTTCAATCCTTTAGAGTCTCGAATTTTAAGTGAAATTGAAAAAGCTTCACAGATGAATACAAACTTTACTGTGACTCTCTTTAAAATCCAGAACGTATCTCGAATGGTACATTTGGTGGGAGCAGGGGCATTTGCTCGTTATGCAGATGTTTTACGAAAAACAATGATGGATCATATCGGTGAATTGGACTTTTTCACTAGAGTCGGCCAAGGAAAATTTGCAATGGTTCTTCATGGAAAAGACAAAGAAGAAACAGATGTTGTGATTAAAAAAATCAAATCCTCTTTTGCAAAGAAAGAAGATTCGATTGTAGGATCGTTTCGCGCAACTTATCGAGTATTAAATTTATCATATCCGCATGATACTAAGGACAAAAATCAGTTTTTGGAAATGGTTGAAGAAGCCTAA
- the atpD gene encoding F0F1 ATP synthase subunit beta, which yields MNKGKIKQIIGSVMDISFESGNMPEIYNAVEIQSKVNGKDVTITAEVQQHIGDNTVRAISLQSTDGLKRGLEVIDTGVPISVPVGTKTLGRIFNVLGEAIDELGDLPKDVKKMPIHRNAPSYEEIKPKTEIFETGIKVIDLLAPYIKGGKTGLFGGAGVGKTVLIQELINNIAKQHGGYSVFAGVGERTREGNDLWNEMKESGVIDKTVLCFGQMNEPPGARLRIALSALTMAENFRDESGSDILLFVDNIFRFSQAGSEVSALLGRMPSAVGYQPTLSTEMGGLQERITSTVRGSITSVQAIYVPADDLTDPAPATAFAHLDATTTLSRAISEKGIYPAVDPLDSTSRIMNPQIVGEEHYNTAREVQRILQRYKDLQDIIAILGMDELSEDDKILVSRARRLEKFLSQPFHVAEQFTGRPGKYVKLEDTIRSFKGIIEGKYDTLPEQAFYMVGSIDEAIEAAKQLKG from the coding sequence ATGAATAAAGGTAAAATTAAACAAATCATCGGTTCGGTAATGGACATCAGTTTTGAATCCGGGAATATGCCTGAGATCTACAATGCCGTAGAAATCCAATCTAAAGTGAACGGCAAAGACGTAACAATTACTGCAGAAGTGCAACAGCACATTGGAGACAACACAGTTCGTGCGATCTCCCTTCAATCCACTGACGGATTAAAAAGAGGATTAGAAGTCATTGATACAGGAGTTCCAATTTCTGTTCCGGTAGGAACAAAAACTCTTGGTCGTATCTTTAACGTACTTGGTGAGGCTATCGACGAACTCGGTGACCTTCCTAAAGACGTAAAGAAGATGCCAATCCACAGAAATGCTCCTTCTTACGAAGAAATTAAACCTAAAACTGAGATTTTTGAAACAGGAATCAAGGTAATCGATCTACTCGCTCCTTATATCAAAGGGGGAAAAACAGGACTATTCGGTGGTGCTGGGGTAGGGAAAACGGTTCTTATCCAAGAGCTTATCAACAACATCGCAAAACAACATGGTGGTTACTCTGTGTTCGCTGGTGTGGGTGAAAGAACTCGTGAAGGAAACGACCTTTGGAACGAGATGAAGGAATCTGGAGTAATCGACAAAACGGTTCTTTGTTTTGGTCAGATGAACGAACCACCAGGTGCTCGTCTTCGTATCGCACTTTCTGCATTAACTATGGCAGAAAACTTCCGTGATGAATCCGGATCAGACATTTTACTTTTCGTAGATAACATCTTCCGTTTCTCTCAAGCAGGATCTGAAGTATCTGCCCTTCTTGGTCGTATGCCTTCTGCGGTAGGTTACCAACCAACTCTTTCTACAGAGATGGGTGGATTACAAGAGCGGATTACTTCTACGGTTCGTGGTTCCATCACTTCGGTGCAAGCGATCTACGTTCCTGCCGACGACTTAACTGACCCGGCTCCTGCAACTGCTTTTGCTCACTTAGATGCAACTACGACATTGTCTCGCGCGATTTCTGAAAAAGGGATTTATCCCGCTGTGGATCCACTCGATTCCACATCACGTATCATGAACCCACAAATCGTTGGGGAAGAACATTACAACACAGCTCGTGAAGTACAAAGAATCCTTCAAAGATACAAAGACCTACAAGATATCATCGCGATCCTTGGTATGGACGAACTTTCTGAGGATGATAAAATTCTAGTATCTCGTGCTCGTCGTTTGGAGAAATTCCTTTCTCAACCGTTCCACGTAGCGGAACAGTTCACTGGTCGACCTGGAAAGTATGTAAAATTGGAAGATACCATCCGTTCCTTCAAAGGAATCATTGAGGGTAAGTATGACACACTTCCAGAACAAGCCTTCTACATGGTCGGATCGATTGATGAAGCAATCGAAGCGGCGAAACAACTCAAAGGTTAA
- the atpE gene encoding ATP synthase F0 subunit C: protein MEFGLGYIAVGLAAGLALLGAGIGIGRIGGSVAESISRQPEAAGKIQLVLYVAAGMIEGAALFAVVIALLIALKLNGSIDKTIGAGATKVEQGQ, encoded by the coding sequence ATGGAATTCGGTTTAGGATACATCGCAGTAGGACTCGCAGCAGGACTTGCATTACTTGGAGCAGGAATCGGTATTGGTAGAATTGGTGGATCAGTGGCAGAAAGCATTAGCCGCCAACCAGAAGCAGCGGGAAAGATCCAACTCGTTCTTTACGTAGCAGCAGGTATGATTGAAGGTGCAGCACTTTTCGCAGTGGTAATCGCTCTTCTTATCGCGCTCAAACTCAATGGCTCAATTGACAAAACAATTGGTGCTGGTGCCACTAAAGTAGAACAAGGACAATAG